Within Telopea speciosissima isolate NSW1024214 ecotype Mountain lineage chromosome 8, Tspe_v1, whole genome shotgun sequence, the genomic segment ACACCTGAATGTGCAAAGAGTTACCATTGGTATTGTGCATCAAGTCTGTGCCATTTGTCTAACTTCTTGGTAATCAGTTTCAAATCCCTGTACAAGTTAACCACCTTGATTTGATATAAGTATTCAAACTTCtgggaaaagagaagaactgCTTTGAACGTGCGAGCATTCCATACCTGTAAAAGGGACTAGATGATGTGTCAAACAACCAAATTCTTGATCTACCATGTAACTGTTCAGCCTGGATATGTTAATTGGAATCTATTTGTCTTGAAAGGTTAACTGGTTTACTATATTGTCAGAGTAGATCCCAAGTGGGTTCAATGGATTTCAAAACATTAGAAGTGCTTTCTACTTTATATTATTAGTAGAggctgaaaaataaaatatggagaAGTGCCACGGGGTTCATTGTCAAAGATTATTTCCTCAGGTTTCAAAATGgtcccccccctcccttcctttccaatCCTTCCTGCTGGAAATTAAAAAGAACAATGTGAATTGAATTGGATATGAATTGGTTTTGTGGTGTGTCTCCAAACTTTTTTGGTTCTTCCTCCCCTCCTCctcacttttctcttttggttGTGTGAAATATTGAATATGCAACTGTTTTTGGCTTATACTTTGGTGTGCAGAATAATATTAATGTTGAAAGGACTCACAGACATGACCTCCCTCGACATCAACTAAGACAGGTAGATCCTGCCCATTATCAACCTTCTCTCTGGTAGTTTTCTTGATTCTCCATGTGTATTTAGTTCCATTACtgattttggcatttttttaaatttatccAGGTCATTTGTTCACTCTGTAGCACTGAACAAGAGGTGAGTTCTAAATATGGTTTCAATTACAATGCCACCAATAatggccccaaaaaaaataaagaaagaatgtTAATTTTTAGTATAATAATCTATACTTTTTAATATCAAGAAATATTAAGAGAACTTATGCTGGTGCCAAAGTGCTGTTTGAGTTCATGTTTTGATGGAGATTTTGGATTCAATGAAAAACCAGAATGacaaaataatagagaaaaaaCTTTATGATGGATAGTCAATACCTAGCTTTAATTGTTGATGAGTATTTGGTTTAGCCGGAGaaattttgaaatctttgtCATTCTCTGGAGAGGCTCCATCCAATTGtttgggttggttggatgtcgGCCAATGAATCCCAACTTTGTGCTCTTCTTTGTAAGATCCTCTTAGTATTTCCATGTATTGTAATTTTATGTCTGGCACTCCTGAAATTAAATCTAGAGACTTTATAGACATCTTCCTTCTTTAAAGATTTCAATTTTTCTAATGAGAATCTTCAAAAGTCATTTCTTCTTTGATGACATCACCAAGGCAAACAGTTTGTTGCTCATCACTTGGTGTCTCTGAAATCATTTTAGATGGTGACAATGTTCTGTCACTGTTCATCAATCTAATTCATCATCAGACTCACTGAATATTTCATAGAGGATTTTTTCCTTATCTGAAATTTCATTACCTAAACAACTTTCTAATTTATTTGTTTCAAGGTagttcatcattttttttgacattttcaCTCTGCTGTGGACATTTATTAGCTTAATGACCTTCTTCATTACATGTGTAATATTTACATCCCTTTTAAGGTTTAAAGTCTTTATATTTGTTAGATTGTTTTCTAacatattttctattttttctaaatGGTTTGTGATCTTTTTTAATCTTAAACCATttatatttcttgtatttctttatcttctttgtacggtttttgaaaagaaaaattttcacatCCAAATTCCCATTCTTCTCGAAGAATTTTGGAACAATGTTTTGAACTCAAGTGTTGTTTCACTTGTTTGGTGGCTTTTGCAGTTAAACAAAAATCAGTAATTTGACGAAGGACATAGTTAATCCTATTGCCAAGAGTATTGCTACCTTTAGTTGTATCAACATAGGTAATATAATTCTTATGACAAATTTCATCCCATGATGGGGGTAATTTGTGAAATAATTGGTCCATCCAAAAACCTGACTGATTATCATGTAAAAGATGGTAATATTTTTTATATGCCTgagcaaaattttcaaatccacTCATCTGACATAGTTTTAATTTGCTTAACATATATGCTATATCTGTTTGCATATTAGTTTTATCTTGTGATCCacaagcttcttttttttttaagatttgtGAAAAGTCATGTAAGATTTGTTCAAAAGTGTTTTAACATTTAAGAGGAAAATGTTACTGATCTTTGTGGTGGCTGCTGCTACTGACAGGTCCAGCAATTTTGTATCAATTGCGGTGTTTGCATGGGGAAATACTTCTGTGAGATTTGCAGGTTGTTCGATGATGATGTGAGTAGCCAGACTATATCCTTTGCCCCACTCTCCTCCTCCCCCAGGTATCTAACCTCTTGTTTGCCAACTTGCAGACATCAAAGAAACAGTTTCACTGCAGTGGTTGTGGGATTTGCAGGTATTCTCTTCTCAATGTCCAAAATCtcgtggattttttttttttttatatagtttCCAATTGTTTGGTTGTGTTGGTCTGTCTGATTAGAAATTCTGCAATGTTTCTGCCATTCATGACTGATAAGTATTATATCTGGTTTCAGAATTGGTGGGCGTGAAAATTTCTTCCACTGCTATAAATGCGGTAAGTCTTTGGTGTATTGTATCTTATAAGCATCAAACCTTTAGTGCTTATTTTTGtccaaaaaacgaaaaaaaaaatctgtagtACTTATTACCATTTGGGTTTGATGAAGGTTGCTGTTACTCAATTCTTCTAAAGAACAGTCACCCATGTGTGGAAGGAGCGATGCATCATGACTGTCCTGTTTGTTTCGAGGTTAGATATTCCTATTTGCATCTTCCCTTGCCACTCCTATAGGGGAAATtcaagggagagggttccccatgATGCCAATATGGGAGGAATTTCCCACATCACACCAATGGCAGTGCAAAGAAcggtatcatccacatgggcCCACATGGGTCatggtaggagagagaaaagaatgaaaaccCCATGTGAGGGCAATAGTACACTGGCATCATGGAAACCATTTAGTGTTTGCATTGTTGAGGCCCTCTCATTAGCTCATTTGCCATGTTGTTCTGCAGTATCTATTTGACTCCAGAAATGATGTAATTGCCTTACCTTGTGGACATACTATTCATGAAGGCTGCTTTAAGGAAATGCAGCAGCAGTTGCAGTAAGCATTTGTTCTGTTGtttattaatcttttttttcccccttctcttttctttgagaGCTCTCTATGGAGATATTTACTCTGATTAGCACAACAGATATGCTTGCCCTCTCTGCTCCAAGTCGGTATGTGATATGTCCAAAGTATGGGAAAAGCTTGACATGGAGATTAGAGCTACACCTATGCCTGAATCTTACAACAACAAAATGGTTTGACATCTCTAGATCTCTCTATCTCCTcgttctttcatttatttcttataTATCTGTGCTCATACAGTGTAGATGTACTTGATACAATGTGATCAACAGGTTTGGATCCTGTGCAATGACTGTGGAGCTACTACACAAGTGCAGTTCCATGTTGTGGCTCAGAAATGCCTTAATTGCAAGTCGTACAACACTCGACAGACTAGAGGAACCACAGCAGCAACATCCTCATTGCAGTGATAACAGACTCATGATCAAGCAGAGTGCATTTGGATTTAGGTTCATTCTTATTCTGTTGATGAGAGCCCACTCTCTAGTTGTCTATTGAATGAACATCCATGGTGGGAAAGGGAACAGAGAAACTGCAACCCATCATACTACTCCGGTTCAATTGTATagccttcttttttctcttgtattttaTCCTCCATTGGGAATGTAGAAGCTGCCATCGTGCCTCTGGTGGTTCAAATGGTCTGTTCTTTCAATTCTTTagcattttaattttcaaaaccaGACCCTTGAATTTCTGAATGCCATGATGTCGGGTTGCCAGCAAAGAATATAGTGTACGAGAACTGTGGACTGGTGAATTCACCTTGCTTCATATCAGGATGAGGGGATTCTGATCCACTCTGATTCTGGAGTTTGAGTCCCTCTGGATCACTACCAGATGTACAGCACCGTGGTCACACAAAGCAGATCAGTCCAAAAGATTGGCCATTAGCTTCATGCCAGTATGTGATATTATCAAGGACTTGGAGAAACAGAAGTTGCTAGTGACAATGAAGAGTTCTTTGGATGAAGGATGAATGTCTAACCTCCAATGTGACTGTAGAAAAGATTTTTTAAGATAGCCTCATTTGATTTTCTGGCTACATTGGATGAGCCATGATGGTTGTAAAGTGGTTTCCCTCAAAAAGAGGACCCTAGACTTCATACCAACCTTTGATACAGAAGACTCAGAGAAACAGCAGTTGCAACTTGTTTGTCACAATGAAGAGTTCTTTCATAAACAGAGGATTAAGTATTTTGTTGCTGGATGGGGTGCAGTCTTATCTCCAATGCGACTTTCAGTTCTCTTTCTGAAAATAAAGGTTTGGGTTTTCATTATCTTCTcttataaaatttatttatttaattttttgtttggttttttaaaTCTTTCACTAATAAGTTTAATTTCTCATATTGTATCTAGGGTTAGAGCATATGGTTGTTTGGAAGATGGAAGATGGTAGAAATCTGTAATCAAGCTGTGTGAGTATTGGGTAAATATGGTCAAACAAAGTTTCCTCTCCCCTGTTCTACTAGTAGGCCCAGGAGGATCAAATGATTCAaagccaacttcaaggaccaagcACGCCACCCGACACACATACCCACCCCAGACACACActttcaagctcttcaagttgTCCAATTTTAGATTGATTTGGCTGCTAAGGCATTTCCACGGAGATAATGAAGCATGTTGAGGATGGTTCTACTTCCCTGTTCCCATTCTATTCCATGATGTTTTGAATTTCAGAAGTGCACTATACCGGCCGAATATTATGTTACTATGAAATCTGGAATTGACTTGGTTTAGGGTTAATTTTAGGATTAAACGAATCGAATTCATGGAAATACTAACTAGGATGGCTAATTTTATtggaagggaagagaaagaagaagccCAAGAGTGCACATACTTCACATTTAACCAGGGGGCAAAACTAGAACAACAACAGTGAAGCAATTAGCAATGCATCACTGCCAATTTCCCCAACAATTGAAGGCAGATTTTGGGTTACAATTCTTGGTGAAAGTGCCTCTAGATCTCTGAAAGCTTAGCCTTAATGTGCAAGGAGAACTTAAAACTGTTTGAAGAAGCTAAATGTTGGATGACTTGGATGTAGAAGaagaattaataaataaataaaaaaaggcgATCTAGAAGAGGGCCATTTGTCTTTTCTTGATTGGCAAAATCTTAAAATTACCCCAAATTTATGT encodes:
- the LOC122671535 gene encoding probable E3 ubiquitin-protein ligase RZFP34 isoform X2; this encodes MEETLVKHSTSLELDGLETIENNKHMETGSADACPRQSSGGCILNEEARLNLDNNVIEKGVMEYGCSHYRRRSRIRAPCCNEIFDCRHCHNEAKNNINVERTHRHDLPRHQLRQVICSLCSTEQEVQQFCINCGVCMGKYFCEICRLFDDDTSKKQFHCSGCGICRIGGRENFFHCYKCGCCYSILLKNSHPCVEGAMHHDCPVCFEYLFDSRNDVIALPCGHTIHEGCFKEMQQQLQYACPLCSKSVCDMSKVWEKLDMEIRATPMPESYNNKMVWILCNDCGATTQVQFHVVAQKCLNCKSYNTRQTRGTTAATSSLQ
- the LOC122671535 gene encoding probable E3 ubiquitin-protein ligase RZFP34 isoform X1; amino-acid sequence: MEETLVKHSTSLELDGLETIENNKHMETGSADACPRQSSGGCILNEEARLNLDNNVIEKGVMEYGCSHYRRRSRIRAPCCNEIFDCRHCHNEAKNNINVERTHRHDLPRHQLRQVICSLCSTEQEVQQFCINCGVCMGKYFCEICRLFDDDTSKKQFHCSGCGICSIISGFRIGGRENFFHCYKCGCCYSILLKNSHPCVEGAMHHDCPVCFEYLFDSRNDVIALPCGHTIHEGCFKEMQQQLQYACPLCSKSVCDMSKVWEKLDMEIRATPMPESYNNKMVWILCNDCGATTQVQFHVVAQKCLNCKSYNTRQTRGTTAATSSLQ